In Methanonatronarchaeum sp. AMET-Sl, one genomic interval encodes:
- a CDS encoding DUF2284 domain-containing protein: protein MSLDVGFLDEVHGDYCVFDAGLIVVEDWVRLRCRYGCSSYGKFYSCPPYTPSVDETRELVGEFDWAVMFFFRDLDPGEETSSMGHYFQKQIRGVHEVMLEAERQSFLNGYYKAFSFWGLPCSYCKECTIQTNSPETSCKEGCRHPTKIRPTIEGSGINAFKTAENIGIDLKILQDPEDQTTIYTIMLLD, encoded by the coding sequence ATGTCTTTGGATGTTGGTTTTTTGGATGAGGTTCATGGTGATTATTGTGTTTTTGATGCTGGTTTGATTGTGGTTGAGGATTGGGTGCGTTTGCGTTGTCGGTATGGCTGTAGTTCTTATGGTAAGTTTTATAGTTGTCCTCCTTATACGCCGAGTGTTGATGAGACTAGGGAGTTGGTTGGTGAGTTTGATTGGGCTGTTATGTTTTTTTTCCGAGACTTAGATCCGGGGGAGGAAACTTCATCTATGGGTCATTATTTTCAGAAACAGATTCGGGGTGTGCATGAGGTGATGTTGGAGGCTGAACGACAGTCATTTCTAAATGGTTATTATAAAGCCTTTTCATTCTGGGGATTACCATGTAGCTACTGCAAAGAATGCACCATCCAAACCAATAGCCCTGAAACAAGCTGTAAAGAGGGTTGTAGACATCCAACCAAAATACGACCCACCATAGAGGGCAGTGGAATAAACGCCTTCAAAACCGCAGAAAACATCGGCATAGACTTAAAAATACTACAAGACCCAGAAGACCAAACAACAATCTACACAATAATGCTCCTAGACTAA